One Phragmites australis chromosome 23, lpPhrAust1.1, whole genome shotgun sequence DNA window includes the following coding sequences:
- the LOC133906605 gene encoding cation/H(+) antiporter 19-like, protein MAANATKCSGPMKATSQGAFQGENPLDYALPLAILQICLVVVVTRGLAYLLRPLRQPRVIAEIIGGILLGPSALGRSSKFLHAVFPPQSLTVLDTLANLGLLFFLFLVGLELDISSIRRTGKKALGIALAGISVPFALGIGTSFAFRATIVKGAPQGPFLVFMGVALSITAFPVLARILAELKLLTTDLGRMAMSAAAVNDVAAWILLALAVALSGSGSPIISLWVLLTAAGFVIAICLFLRPVLAWMARRSPEGEPVKEVYICATLSIVLAAGFVTDTIGIHALFGAFMVGIVVPKDGPFAGVLIEKVEDLISGLFLPLYFVSSGLKTNVATISGAKSWGLLVLVIANACLGKIGGTVITSLFVKIPVREAVTLGFLMNTKGLVELIVLNIGKDRKVLNDESFAILVLMALFTTFITTPIVMAIYKPARRTVPYKRRTVECAPGDADSELRVLACFHTNRHIPTLLNLVEASRGTGRRRLTMYAMHLVELSERSSAISLVQRARRDGMPFFNSKEQRTEQMVVAFEAFQQLSSVRVRAMTAISDLDTIHRDVIDSAADKRAAIVIMPYHKALHHDGSFQSLGSTYHAINKRVLREAPCSVAILVDRGLGGHAQVSARNVAFSVAMLFFGGSDDREALAYATRMAEHPGVAVTLARFRPNRPHSDEEDAADEAAVEAFKSKMGAVKDGSVQFEEREAYTKEEVLETIESLSMFNVFVVGRMTPTAPLVEKPDELGPVGSYLVSPDFRTSASVLVIKRYDPATNPKSKRFDPKARPPVATEDDDALDEEMGSATVVPVMQSPMSDIV, encoded by the exons ATGGCGGCGAACGCgaccaagtgctcggggccgaTGAAGGCGACGTCGCAGGGCGCGTTCCAGGGGGAGAACCCGCTGGACTACGCGCTGCCGCTGGCCATCCTGCAGATCtgcctcgtcgtcgtcgtcacccGCGGCCTCGCCTACCTCCTCCGCCCGCTCCGCCAGCCACGCGTCATCGCCGAGATCATC GGAGGAATTCTGCTGGGCCCGTCGGCGCTTGGCCGGAGCAGCAAGTTCTTGCACGCCGTGTTCCCACCTCAGAGCCTGACGGTGCTGGACACGCTGGCGAACCTCGGCCTGCTTTTCTTCCTGTTCCTCGTCGGTCTAGAACTCGACATCTCTTCCATCCGCCGCACCGGCAAGAAGGCCCTCGGCATTGCACTTGCTGGTATCTCTGTCCCGTTCGCGCTCGGCATCGGCACATCATTTGCATTCCGTGCTACCATTGTTAAGGGCGCGCCACAGGGGCCATTCCTTGTCTTCATGGGCGTGGCGCTCTCCATCACCGCCTTCCCGGTGCTCGCCCGTATCTTGGCTGAGCTGAAGCTTCTGACCACTGATCTTGGCCGCATGGCCATGTCTGCTGCAGCGGTCAATGATGTTGCTGCCTGGATCCTTCTTGCACTTGCCGTTGCGCTTTCCGGTTCCGGCTCGCCGATCATTTCTCTATGGGTGCTGCTCACCGCTGCCGGCTTCGTCATTGCAATTTGCTTGTTCCTCCGTCCGGTGCTGGCCTGGATGGCACGCCGGTCACCCGAGGGCGAGCCAGTCAAGGAAGTCTACATCTGTGCCACCCTCTCCATTGTCCTCGCTGCTGGTTTTGTCACCGATACAATAGGCATCCATGCGCTGTTTGGTGCCTTCATGGTCGGCATTGTCGTCCCCAAGGACGGACCTTTTGCTGGTGTCCTCATCGAGAAGGTGGAGGATCTCATCTCGGGACTCTTCCTCCCGCTCTACTTTGTCTCGAGCGGCCTCAAGACCAATGTGGCCACCATCAGTGGAGCCAAGTCCTGGGGTTTGCTTGTGCTCGTGATAGCAAACGCATGCCTTGGCAAGATTGGCGGCACGGTGATCACGTCCCTGTTCGTCAAGATTCCCGTCCGGGAGGCGGTCACGCTCGGCTTCCTCATGAACACCAAGGGGCTTGTCGAGCTCATCGTCCTCAACATCGGCAAGGACCGCAAGGTGCTGAACGACGAGTCTTTCGCCATCTTGGTGCTCATGGCGTTGTTCACCACCTTCATAACGACGCCCATCGTCATGGCCATCTACAAGCCGGCTCGGCGGACTGTGCCCTACAAGCGCCGCACGGTGGAGTGCGCACCTGGGGACGCGGACAGCGAGCTGCGCGTGCTGGCCTGCTTCCACACCAACCGCCACATCCCGACGCTGCTCAATCTCGTGGAGGCGTCACGGGGCACCGGGCGCCGTCGCCTCACTATGTACGCGATGCACCTGGTAGAGCTCTCCGAGCGGTCCTCGGCCATCAGCCTGGTGCAGCGCGCGCGCCGCGATGGCATGCCATTCTTCAACAGCAAGGAACAGAGAACGGAGCAGATGGTGGTGGCGTTCGAGGCATTCCAGCAGCTGAGCTCCGTGAGGGTGCGCGCCATGACGGCCATCTCGGACCTGGACACCATCCACCGCGACGTCATCGACAGCGCCGCCGATAAGCGAGCGGCCATCGTCATCATGCCGTACCACAAGGCGCTCCATCACGACGGCTCCTTCCAGTCGCTTGGCTCGACGTACCATGCCATAAACAAGCGCGTGCTCCGTGAGGCACCCTGCTCCGTCGCCATCCTCGTCGACCGTGGCCTCGGTGGCCACGCTCAGGTGTCCGCCAGGAACGTCGCCTTCTCCGTCGCCATGCTCTTCTTCGGCGGGTCCGACGACCGTGAGGCGCTGGCCTACGCGACACGCATGGCCGAGCATCCCGGTGTCGCGGTCACCCTGGCAAGGTTCCGGCCTAACCGTCCTCATTCTGATGAGGAGGACGCCGCCGACGAGGCGGCAGTTGAGGCGTTCAAGTCCAAGATGGGCGCCGTGAAGGACGGGTCAGTGCAGTTCGAAGAGCGGGAGGCGTACACCAAGGAGGAGGTGCTGGAGACCATCGAGTCGCTGTCCATGTTCAACGTGTTCGTGGTGGGGAGGATGACGCCCACGGCGCCGCTGGTGGAGAAGCCCGACGAGCTCGGCCCCGTGGGGAGCTACCTGGTGTCGCCGGACTTCAGGACGTCAGCGTCGGTGCTGGTCATCAAGCGGTACGACCCGGCGACGAACCCCAAGAGCAAGAGGTTCGACCCGAAGGCGAGGCCGCCGGTCGCGACGGAGGACGACGACGCGCTGGACGAGGAGATGGGCAGCGCCACCGTGGTGCCGGTGATGCAGTCTCCGATGAGCGACATCGTGTGA
- the LOC133906606 gene encoding cation/H(+) antiporter 19-like: MAKVASHGAFQGENPLHYALPLAILQICLVVVVTRGLAYLLRPLRQPRVIAEIIGGILLGPSALGRSTKFLHAVFPPESMTVMDTLANLGLLFFLFLVGLELDISAIRRTGKKALVISLSGIALPFALGIGTSFAFRATIVKDAPHAPFLVFMGVALSITAFPVLARILTELKLLTTDLGRMALSAAAVDDVMAWILLALAIALSGSSSPIISLWVLLTSAGFVIGAFVLLRPVLAWMARQCREGEPVREVYVCATLAIVLAGGFVTDVIGIHALFGGFVVGVVVPKDGPFAGMIIEKVEDLVSGLFLPLYFVSSGLKTNVATISGAKSWGLLVLVIANACIGKIGGAVFTALLVKIPVREAVTLGFLMNTKGLVELVVLNIGRDRKVLNDETFAIMVLMALFTTFITTPIVMAIYKPARPSVPYKRRTVECAPGDANSELRVLACFHTNRNIPTLLNLVEASRGRGHRRLVMYAMHLVELCERSSAITMVQRARRNGMPFFNSTDREGQMLVAFEAFQQLSSVRVRAMTAISDLNTIHRDVIDSAAVKRAAIVVMPYHKALQHDGSFQSLGSAYHAINKRVLREAPCSVAILVDRGLGGPAQVSAKNVSFSVAMLFFGGPDDREALAYATRMAEHPGVAVTLARFRPNRPHSDEETSNDEAAVEAFKSNMGAVKDGSVHFEEREAYTKEEVLETIDTLSRFNVFVVGRMPPTAPLVGNTDELGPVGSYLVSPDFRTSASVLVIKRYDPATNPKSKRFDPKARPPVATDEDTLDEEMGSATVVPVMQSPMSDAA, encoded by the exons ATGGCGAAGGTGGCGTCACACGGGGCGTTCCAGGGGGAGAACCCGCTGCACTACGCGCTGCCGCTGGCCATCCTGCAGATCtgcctcgtcgtcgtcgtcacccGCGGCCTCGCCTACCTCCTCCGCCCGCTCCGCCAGCCACGCGTCATCGCCGAGATCATC GGAGGGATCCTGCTAGGCCCGTCGGCTCTGGGCCGGAGCACCAAGTTCCTGCACGCCGTCTTCCCGCCGGAGAGCATGACGGTGATGGACACGCTGGCCAACCTCGGcctgctcttcttcctcttcctcgtcgGCCTCGAGCTCGACATCTCCGCCATCCGCCGCACCGGGAAGAAGGCCCTCGTCATCTCCCTGTCCGGCATCGCGCTTCCGTTCGCGCTTGGCATCGGCACGTCGTTCGCGTTCCGCGCCACCATCGTCAAGGACGCCCCGCACGCGCCGTTCCTCGTGTTCATGGGCGTCGCGCTCTCCATCACCGCGTTCCCGGTGCTCGCCCGCATCCTGACCGAGCTCAAGCTGCTGACCACGGATCTTGGTCGCATGGCCCTGTCCGCCGCCGCGGTCGACGACGTCATGGCCTGGATCCTCCTCGCGCTCGCCATTGCGCTCTCGGGATCCAGCTCGCCCATCATTTCGCTCTGGGTGCTCCTTACCTCCGCTGGCTTCGTCATCGGCGCGTTCGTGCTCCTCCGACCGGTGCTCGCGTGGATGGCGCGCCAGTGCCGCGAGGGTGAGCCCGTCCGGGAGGTCTACGTTTGCGCGACGCTAGCCATCGTCCTTGCTGGCGGCTTCGTAACCGACGTCATCGGCATCCATGCGCTGTTCGGCGGGTTCGTCGTCGGCGTCGTCGTCCCCAAGGACGGGCCATTCGCCGGCATGATCATCGAGAAAGTGGAGGACCTCGTCTCGGGGCTCTTCCTCCCGCTCTACTTCGTCTCGAGCGGCCTCAAGACCAACGTGGCCACCATCAGTGGAGCCAAGTCCTGGGGTTTGCTCGTGCTCGTCATCGCGAACGCTTGCATTGGCAAGATCGGGGGCGCAGTGTTCACGGCCCTACTCGTCAAGATCCCTGTCCGGGAGGCGGTGACCCTCGGCTTCTTGATGAACACTAAGGGGCTCGTCGAGCTCGTCGTGCTCAATATCGGCAGGGATCGCAAGGTGCTGAACGACGAGACGTTCGCCATCATGGTGCTCATGGCGTTGTTCACAACCTTCATTACAACGCCCATTGTCATGGCGATCTACAAGCCGGCGCGGCCGTCTGTGCCGTACAAGCGCCGCACTGTGGAGTGCGCGCCCGGAGACGCGAACAGCGAGCTGCGCGTGCTGGCCTGCTTCCACACCAACCGCAACATCCCGACGCTGCTCAACCTCGTGGAGGCGTCACGGGGCAGAGGGCACCGCCGTCTCGTCATGTACGCCATGCACCTCGTCGAGCTCTGCGAGCGGTCGTCCGCGATCACCATGGTCCAGCGCGCGCGCCGCAACGGAATGCCGTTCTTCAACAGTACGGACAGGGAGGGGCAGATGCTCGTGGCGTTCGAGGCGTTCCAGCAGCTGAGCTCCGTGAGGGTGCGTGCCATGACGGCCATCTCGGACCTGAACACCATCCACCGGGACGTCATCGACAGCGCCGCCGTCAAGCGAGCGGCCATCGTCGTCATGCCGTACCACAAGGCGCTCCAGCATGATGGCTCCTTCCAGTCACTCGGGTCCGCGTACCACGCCATCAACAAGCGCGTGCTCCGTGAGGCGCCCTGCTCCGTCGCCATCCTCGTCGACCGTGGCCTCGGTGGCCCCGCGCAGGTGTCAGCCAAGAACGTGTCCTTCTCCGTCGCAATGCTCTTCTTTGGCGGGCCCGACGACCGTGAGGCGCTCGCCTACGCCACGCGCATGGCAGAGCACCCCGGCGTGGCCGTCACGCTGGCACGGTTCAGGCCTAACCGTCCGCATTCCGACGAGGAGACCTCCAACGACGAGGCGGCGGTCGAGGCGTTCAAGTCCAACATGGGCGCCGTGAAGGATGGATCGGTGCACTTCGAGGAGCGAGAGGCTTACACCAAGGAGGAGGTGCTGGAGACGATCGACACGCTGTCAAGGTTCAACGTGTTCGTGGTGGGGCGGATGCCGCCAACGGCGCCGCTGGTGGGGAATACCGACGAGCTCGGCCCCGTGGGGAGCTACCTCGTGTCGCCGGACTTCAGGACGTCGGCGTCGGTGCTGGTCATCAAGAGGTACGACCCAGCGACGAACCCCAAGAGCAAGAGGTTCGACCCAAAGGCGAGGCCGCCGGTCGCGACGGATGAGGACACGCTAGATGAAGAGATGGGCAGCGCCACCGTGGTGCCGGTGATGCAGTCTCCGATGAGCGACGCGGCCTGA
- the LOC133906711 gene encoding uncharacterized protein LOC133906711, with product MLPLLNMQGPAQSSKQLMRTVSISILVMSLLLLYVSFLHVPPAALFKDTTFWFLMSNSIIIVIAADSGMLFFGSSSSSCSVDADVDDGLSFVVSGGEPAGVKNGHASTGVSVSEEVDIIKNQALLLMEQGDLMEVIAENERALVVRDDQGERVASEPESREIMAISPPSAPAADVGAGEAVAMGGATVRARQRLTASRSLAREERTRRRHSHRPSHSHALVAPVQDKSVVVREERQLRRTATEGRPSAAEETEKESEYSRLSDEELNRRVEEFISSFNREIRLQLEKEQASLMHASVVHA from the coding sequence ATGCTCCCTCTCCTAAACATGCAAGGTCCTGCACAGAGCAGCAAGCAGCTGATGAGGACGGTGTCCATCTCCATCCTAGTGATGTCGCTGCTGTTGCTCTACGTCTCCTTCCTCCACGTCCCGCCGGCCGCCCTCTTCAAGGACACCACCTTCTGGTTCCTCATgtccaactccatcatcatcgtcatcgccGCCGACTCCGGCATGCTCTTcttcggctcctcctcctcctcatgctcTGTCGACGCCGATGTCGACGATGGCCTCTCCTTCGTCGTCTCCGGCGGCGAGCCGGCGGGCGTCAAGAACGGCCACGCGTCGACGGGTGTCTCTGTCTCCGAAGAGGTGGACATAATCAAGAACCAAGCATTGCTTCTGATGGAGCAGGGAGACCTGATGGAGGTGATCGCCGAGAACGAACGCGCGTTGGTTGTGAGAGATGATCAAGGTGAACGAGTCGCAAGCGAGCCGGAGAGCAGAGAGATTATGGCCATAAGCCCGCCCTCTGCCCCCGCCGCGGATGTCGGTGCCGGCGAGGCCGTGGCCATGGGCGGCGCAACGGTGCGGGCAAGGCAAAGGCTGACGGCGAGCAGGAGCCTCGCGAGGGAggagaggacgaggaggaggcacaGCCACAGGCCGTCGCACTCGCACGCGCTGGTGGCGCCCGTGCAGGACAAGAGCGTggtggtgagggaggagaggcagctCCGGCGCACGGCGACCGAGGGGCGGCcgtcggcggcggaggagacCGAGAAGGAGAGCGAGTACTCGAGGCTGTCGGACGAGGAGCTGAACCGGAGGGTGGAGGAGTTCATCTCCAGTTTCAACAGGGAGATCAGGCTGCAGCTGGAGAAGGAACAAGCTAGCTTGATGCATGCATCCGTTGTCCATGCATGA